From Synechococcus sp. A10-1-5-1, a single genomic window includes:
- a CDS encoding YdcF family protein, with protein MTQAQRPTGSRPRTRRRRPRRRGRTRRLLLLVALLTVGWSSRGLWFPSLPPPELVLVLGGDVERERVGAEVAKRDGLPVIVSGGSNPEYANWLFRGRGLDDSRVLLDYRATDTLSNFTSVVDDLKRARIRHVLLVTSSDHMDRALMVGRVIAGSRGIGLTPLAVPCGNRCFPEDWRKVWGDGVRAALWVVSGRDLRDWAAERFGPLLEEVRGR; from the coding sequence ATGACCCAAGCCCAGCGTCCAACTGGATCCCGGCCACGCACGAGGCGCCGCCGCCCGCGACGCCGCGGCAGAACCCGCCGCCTGTTGCTTCTGGTGGCTCTGCTGACTGTTGGTTGGAGCAGCAGAGGCCTTTGGTTCCCGTCCCTGCCGCCGCCGGAGTTGGTGCTGGTGCTGGGCGGCGATGTGGAGCGTGAGCGGGTCGGCGCTGAAGTCGCCAAGCGTGATGGCCTCCCCGTGATCGTCAGCGGCGGCAGTAACCCGGAGTACGCCAACTGGCTGTTCCGCGGTCGCGGCCTCGACGACAGCCGGGTGCTGCTGGACTACCGGGCGACGGACACCCTGAGCAACTTCACCTCCGTGGTGGATGACCTCAAGCGCGCACGGATCCGCCACGTGCTCCTGGTGACCAGTAGTGATCACATGGACCGGGCGCTGATGGTGGGTCGTGTGATCGCGGGAAGCCGCGGGATTGGTCTGACGCCGTTGGCGGTGCCCTGCGGAAACCGCTGTTTCCCCGAGGACTGGCGCAAGGTCTGGGGGGATGGGGTTCGGGCCGCCCTCTGGGTGGTGAGCGGCCGGGACCTTAGGGACTGGGCGGCAGAGCGTTTTGGTCCGCTGCTGGAGGAAGTGCGGGGCCGCTGA